A genomic segment from Chitinophaga flava encodes:
- a CDS encoding peptidoglycan DD-metalloendopeptidase family protein, with protein sequence MTEQSVTPTTPARHLVCEGALCSCDKAAAPIPIKVISHQRYYIHGIGTSRLIVTSHENDQRALNFGSCLATSPPLPCTAALLWRIPVSQQRIQLANGAYPLPDNATATCIAKGGQIHILTHGQLPGDSSHHSQFEPDSLPSSDNTTTIPPVPSSDLPETRSNTIVSLSGPDTVTTEGSWEVQFTQPPTPEDISLLHWVLEDEQGHQENTLHGNIRFTYRFQIHGQFTLRVFGGATSETMLSQTIEVVPSGLSSTHTLCRPGETVTFTLHTNPTDHPINWIQTDEKSNSSPLATTSTNSIQQTFVQPGSYVIQAITPQQTWQQSITVCYNRIQSIHTDQPTITGSTIIFHIQQMVFPEMNLPEKNKLHWKLEGPENIHCQGLQDFRHHFTLSGNYILYAYLYDIHQEAKLQFTVKTAMVHSGKWIDADGQVIRQAGYDQEIGLYFEHTGLETQRVQLEIYARQTLRTILVLAETLQLPASKKVYYQLDTHKSLQQKIPQTWNGREAYLYFQIKTTAFPLLHSDRTFPGNYTEHLLITEKQQIVKAYFTDMQEQRTYFVTDHHREIALKIYAINLNNTVLDITLLRLQSPHHLQRPLTLYPITALQPQLTQHTVLHRCQCTVDKKGTVFLKVPLNTLQHYSLIYALIKLPGFNAVYTPKILVYPAECIKLKDPLKASASTVIERVSIRRQQSCESLVWGSRVSCAFRKKVINIAQKLQADPNHLMTCMAFETGGSFLPHLLSGYRPANTPAPEAITDKQLGKHAVGLVQFTGTGIDHLNSRWKLDVSKRKLVRMTAEEQLKYVYFYLLEFKGKLNTLEDFYMTILKPEGTGKSEQYVVFSEALDERMGKQWYEKNQGLDFNNDTIITKKEVSIIIHKKYTEGLNYKNECSVNCPLHLNEQSTHQSQWHHPTDHLQLRGWYDCWAPERSKYGYIPERKSGKHQGLDFYAPIGSPIYACVDGVITESYYSDSYGYVVILNGEYDNESYYFFYAHLKDKPLYEPGINVKAGSIIGYTGKTGNAIHMRTEQEHLHFEIRVSDKVGRGLDQRIDPLQLIKELNQYPIINPDKNNQYAKNT encoded by the coding sequence ATGACCGAACAATCTGTTACCCCCACAACCCCGGCCCGGCACCTGGTTTGCGAAGGCGCCCTCTGTAGCTGCGACAAAGCAGCAGCGCCCATACCGATTAAAGTCATTTCACATCAGCGATATTATATTCATGGCATCGGAACTTCGAGGCTGATAGTGACCAGTCATGAAAATGATCAGCGTGCCCTGAATTTCGGCAGTTGCCTGGCCACCAGCCCACCGCTACCCTGCACAGCGGCACTATTATGGCGTATTCCTGTCTCCCAGCAGCGTATACAGCTGGCCAATGGGGCCTATCCCCTGCCAGACAATGCAACCGCCACCTGTATTGCTAAAGGAGGGCAAATACATATACTGACACATGGACAGCTGCCCGGCGACAGCAGCCATCACAGCCAGTTTGAACCAGACAGCTTACCATCATCAGACAACACTACCACAATACCTCCGGTCCCGTCGTCTGATCTTCCGGAAACACGTTCCAACACCATTGTAAGCCTTTCCGGCCCGGATACGGTAACAACAGAAGGTTCCTGGGAAGTACAGTTTACCCAGCCACCCACACCGGAAGATATCAGCCTCCTGCATTGGGTGCTGGAAGATGAACAAGGCCATCAGGAAAATACGTTGCATGGAAACATCCGTTTCACATACCGCTTCCAGATACATGGTCAGTTTACCCTGCGAGTGTTTGGTGGAGCAACATCTGAAACCATGTTATCCCAAACGATTGAAGTAGTACCATCCGGCCTTAGCAGCACACATACGCTTTGCAGACCAGGAGAAACTGTCACCTTCACCCTCCATACCAACCCAACAGACCATCCCATAAACTGGATACAAACCGATGAAAAAAGCAACAGTAGCCCCCTTGCAACAACATCCACGAACAGTATTCAACAGACCTTTGTACAGCCCGGCAGCTATGTAATACAGGCCATCACTCCGCAACAAACCTGGCAGCAGTCTATTACGGTCTGCTACAACCGGATTCAATCCATCCATACAGATCAGCCTACCATCACCGGTTCCACTATCATTTTTCATATTCAGCAGATGGTATTTCCGGAGATGAACCTTCCTGAGAAAAATAAATTGCACTGGAAACTGGAAGGTCCGGAAAACATCCACTGTCAAGGCTTACAGGACTTCCGTCATCATTTTACATTAAGTGGGAATTATATACTGTATGCCTATCTGTACGATATACACCAGGAAGCAAAACTGCAGTTCACCGTAAAAACAGCGATGGTACATAGCGGTAAGTGGATTGATGCTGACGGACAGGTGATCCGTCAGGCTGGGTACGACCAGGAAATCGGCCTTTATTTTGAACATACCGGACTGGAAACACAAAGGGTACAGCTGGAAATATATGCCAGACAAACTTTACGAACGATCCTCGTTTTAGCAGAGACCTTACAGCTGCCTGCCAGTAAAAAAGTATATTACCAACTAGACACCCATAAAAGCCTCCAACAAAAAATTCCTCAAACATGGAACGGCCGGGAAGCCTATCTCTACTTTCAGATCAAAACAACCGCCTTTCCTCTTTTACATAGTGACCGTACCTTTCCTGGTAACTATACAGAACATCTGTTGATCACCGAAAAACAACAGATCGTGAAAGCCTATTTCACCGATATGCAAGAGCAACGCACCTATTTTGTTACTGATCATCATCGGGAAATAGCTTTAAAAATATATGCCATCAATCTTAACAATACTGTCCTCGACATCACCTTATTACGCCTGCAGAGCCCCCACCACCTGCAACGTCCTCTTACACTATACCCTATTACAGCATTGCAGCCACAGCTCACTCAGCATACCGTTTTACACCGCTGTCAATGTACTGTAGATAAAAAAGGAACTGTCTTCCTGAAAGTACCACTCAACACCCTTCAGCACTACTCGCTGATCTATGCATTGATAAAATTGCCGGGATTTAATGCTGTATACACCCCGAAAATTTTAGTGTATCCCGCCGAATGCATAAAACTAAAAGATCCCCTAAAAGCCAGTGCCAGCACAGTCATAGAACGGGTTTCCATACGTCGTCAGCAGTCTTGTGAATCTCTTGTTTGGGGCAGCAGGGTAAGCTGTGCCTTCAGGAAGAAAGTCATCAATATTGCCCAAAAACTTCAAGCCGATCCTAACCACCTGATGACCTGTATGGCCTTCGAAACTGGTGGATCCTTCCTCCCACATCTGCTCAGCGGATACCGGCCGGCGAATACGCCAGCACCTGAAGCCATTACGGATAAACAATTGGGGAAACATGCGGTAGGGTTAGTGCAGTTTACAGGAACGGGTATTGATCATCTAAACAGTCGATGGAAACTGGATGTTTCCAAAAGAAAACTCGTCCGGATGACTGCAGAAGAACAACTGAAGTACGTCTATTTCTACCTGCTGGAATTCAAAGGAAAATTAAATACACTGGAAGACTTTTATATGACCATCTTAAAACCAGAAGGAACAGGCAAAAGCGAGCAATATGTGGTATTTAGTGAAGCGCTAGATGAAAGAATGGGAAAACAATGGTATGAAAAAAATCAAGGACTTGACTTTAATAACGATACCATTATAACCAAAAAAGAAGTCAGCATTATTATTCACAAAAAATATACTGAAGGATTAAATTACAAAAACGAATGTTCAGTTAATTGCCCTCTACACCTTAATGAACAATCAACTCATCAATCTCAATGGCACCATCCGACAGACCACCTACAGCTGAGGGGATGGTATGATTGCTGGGCTCCGGAAAGAAGCAAGTATGGATATATCCCTGAAAGAAAAAGCGGAAAACACCAGGGACTGGATTTTTATGCTCCTATTGGATCCCCTATTTACGCCTGTGTTGATGGAGTTATTACGGAGTCCTATTATTCAGACTCTTATGGATATGTTGTTATACTTAATGGCGAATATGACAATGAAAGTTATTACTTTTTTTATGCTCACCTGAAAGACAAACCCCTTTATGAACCAGGAATTAATGTAAAAGCAGGCAGTATTATTGGCTACACCGGAAAAACCGGAAATGCTATTCATATGAGAACAGAACAGGAGCATTTACATTTTGAAATTCGTGTCAGTGACAAGGTAGGAAGAGGATTGGATCAAAGAATAGACCCGCTGCAATTGATAAAAGAACTTAATCAATACCCAATTATTAACCCTGATAAAAACAATCAATATGCAAAAAATACTTGA
- a CDS encoding DUF1501 domain-containing protein produces MKRRDFLKYTAPATILPTIINGFSIKAFANSPMLAALNSAADNDHVLVMIQLTGGNDGLNMVIPLDIYGKYQAARTNIAIPEGKVLRLDNYVKSGLHPAMKGLQQLYNDGKVSLIQSVGYPSPNFSHFRATDIWLTGSDSNEVLSAGWGGRYLDTKYPGALDSYPNADNPDPLAIQIGSIVSPAFQGAEGSRGMAITSATDFYNLIDGVMDPVPNTKAGKELEYIRLIAKQTNSYEKAIKSAAAKITAQGAYPANNYLADQLKIVARLVAGGLKTRMYMVSTGGFDTHASQTESGDTTLGGHAKLLGGVSDAIKAFMDDLKGLKASRRVVGMTFSEFGRRIKSNFSMGTDHGAAAPMIVFGDYVMQGVLGNSPAIPDNTTVADNVPMQYDFRSVYASILEQWFCVDQTDLNKILQKDYQRLPLISGVACGVITGLPDVVNDDKHLITNSPNPFTNATTITYITGNGNTMIQIFDTMGRLVSVPVNKIHSPGTYTITFDAEYLPTGVYYARFQNGSVQQVRPMLKVK; encoded by the coding sequence ATGAAAAGAAGAGACTTCCTCAAATATACAGCCCCTGCTACGATACTGCCAACGATTATCAATGGCTTCTCTATAAAGGCTTTTGCAAACTCCCCTATGCTGGCAGCGCTGAATAGTGCTGCTGATAACGATCATGTGCTGGTGATGATACAGCTTACTGGTGGTAATGATGGTCTTAACATGGTCATCCCCCTGGATATTTATGGCAAATACCAGGCTGCCCGTACCAACATCGCTATTCCGGAAGGGAAAGTACTGCGCCTGGATAATTATGTCAAATCAGGACTGCATCCTGCGATGAAGGGACTGCAGCAGTTGTATAATGATGGGAAAGTCAGTCTTATTCAGAGTGTAGGTTATCCTTCTCCCAATTTTTCCCACTTCAGGGCAACAGACATATGGCTCACTGGTTCAGATTCCAATGAGGTATTGTCTGCCGGTTGGGGAGGCCGTTATCTCGATACAAAATACCCGGGAGCGCTGGACAGCTATCCTAATGCAGACAACCCCGATCCGCTGGCGATACAGATAGGGTCTATCGTTTCTCCGGCTTTTCAGGGAGCAGAGGGCAGCAGGGGGATGGCCATTACCAGTGCTACTGATTTTTATAATCTGATTGACGGGGTGATGGACCCAGTCCCGAATACCAAAGCCGGAAAAGAACTGGAATATATCCGTCTGATCGCTAAACAGACTAACAGTTATGAGAAAGCGATCAAGTCGGCTGCAGCCAAAATCACCGCCCAGGGCGCTTACCCGGCCAACAACTATCTGGCAGATCAGCTGAAGATAGTAGCCCGCCTCGTAGCTGGCGGCCTCAAAACCCGCATGTATATGGTGAGTACTGGTGGCTTTGATACCCATGCCAGCCAGACAGAATCCGGAGATACTACGCTGGGCGGCCACGCCAAACTTCTCGGAGGTGTCTCCGATGCTATTAAAGCCTTTATGGATGACCTCAAAGGCTTGAAAGCCTCCCGCAGGGTGGTGGGCATGACTTTCTCTGAATTCGGCCGCCGTATCAAATCCAATTTCAGTATGGGTACAGACCACGGCGCTGCAGCTCCCATGATCGTCTTCGGGGATTATGTGATGCAGGGTGTGCTGGGTAATTCTCCCGCTATCCCTGATAATACTACGGTAGCCGATAACGTGCCTATGCAGTATGACTTCCGTTCCGTATATGCCTCTATCCTGGAACAGTGGTTCTGTGTAGATCAGACCGATCTGAACAAAATACTGCAGAAAGACTACCAGCGCCTGCCATTAATCAGTGGTGTGGCCTGTGGTGTTATTACCGGTTTGCCCGATGTTGTTAATGATGATAAACACCTGATCACCAACAGCCCTAATCCATTTACAAACGCTACCACCATTACCTATATTACCGGGAACGGTAATACCATGATCCAGATTTTCGATACGATGGGCCGGTTGGTAAGTGTGCCTGTCAATAAAATACATTCTCCAGGGACCTATACCATTACTTTTGATGCGGAGTATCTGCCTACCGGCGTGTATTACGCCCGTTTCCAAAACGGTTCTGTTCAACAGGTGAGACCAATGCTGAAAGTTAAATAG
- a CDS encoding DUF5991 domain-containing protein, translating into MQKILEQIFSKVILGFFINGCNPISGFNNLSMWQGHYELSTSRDEIMNDMQVGTFYELNINSDSCLFTANGIQYAFSNMCSLSEKNDTLTGYYAYDTRGFQLYKQINTPLFKIFKKADQYYIISSAILEDTSKSYVLKRTL; encoded by the coding sequence ATGCAAAAAATACTTGAACAAATTTTCTCGAAAGTCATTTTGGGATTTTTCATTAATGGATGCAACCCAATATCTGGCTTTAATAATTTATCTATGTGGCAAGGACATTATGAACTCAGCACATCGAGAGATGAAATCATGAATGACATGCAAGTTGGTACCTTTTATGAGCTCAACATCAACAGTGATAGCTGCCTGTTTACTGCCAACGGCATACAGTATGCATTTAGCAACATGTGTTCTCTTTCAGAGAAAAATGATACGCTTACAGGTTACTATGCTTATGACACCCGTGGCTTCCAGCTCTATAAACAAATAAATACGCCCTTATTCAAAATCTTCAAAAAAGCTGATCAATATTATATTATTTCCAGTGCCATTCTGGAGGATACCAGCAAATCCTATGTATTAAAACGTACCCTATGA
- a CDS encoding TonB-dependent receptor, with the protein MHYLRVFILGLMGALLLIQPSAYAGNPEEGTFSNVLTGKVTDKNTHTPIPGATIYLPDLHVGAATDNQGNYTIKNLPKGKYIVEVHSMGYAAYTETVNISGNTAKDFDLSETLIEKNEVVITGVNLATSVKKTPTPISIIRRDYLDDNISTNIIDAIAKVPGVSQLSTGPAISKPFIRGLGYNRVVVVGDGIRQEGQQWGDEHGIEIDDYNVSKIEVLKGPSSLVYGSDALAGVVNIVPPATLPQGKIKGNVEANYQTNNGLMAYHADIAGNNNGFSWGAYITQKQAHDYKNKYDDYVFNSRFNNTNYGANIGINKQWGFSRLSFTSFNQHLGLVEGERDSEGRFLKPINNNGTAEEVPTTGSDNKSYSMTVPKQQINHQKLVWDNSLYLHNGGRIGLTLGYQWNQRREYGDVLNPNTPGLWLNLKTFNYAAKYYLPEMNGWQTSVGVNGMQQNNGNKGEEFLIPSYDLFDFGAFAVTSKTFKKLTLSGGLRFDTRSLHSQALFLDANGKPAPTGETKFEKFNRNFSNVSGSVGLSYEASDRVVLKLNAARGFRAPNIAELAANGVHEGTIKYEYGNQDLKPEVSTQVDAGVDFNTQHVSLTASLFYSHINNFIFSRKLFNAAGTDSIPVENNAEGFAAFKYQQANANLYGGELMLDIHPHPIDWLHFENTFSYVRGTASNATDSTKNLPNIPAARWLSELKGKFKKVGGPLRNAYIGVQMDMNFAQNNVFDAYETETSTKGYTLFNAGLGSEFVNKHNKTLFSLHFAVNNFTDVAYQNHLSRLKYAPVNELTGRQGVFNVGRNFSVKLAIPIDFK; encoded by the coding sequence ATGCATTATTTGCGTGTATTTATACTCGGATTAATGGGCGCCCTGTTGTTGATACAACCATCCGCCTATGCCGGAAACCCAGAAGAGGGTACTTTTTCCAATGTGCTCACTGGTAAAGTGACAGACAAAAACACACATACGCCTATCCCCGGTGCCACCATCTATCTGCCGGATCTGCATGTAGGCGCAGCCACGGATAACCAGGGAAATTATACCATCAAAAACCTGCCTAAAGGAAAATATATTGTGGAAGTGCATTCCATGGGTTATGCCGCATATACGGAAACGGTTAACATCAGCGGAAACACGGCCAAAGATTTTGATCTGTCTGAAACACTCATCGAAAAAAATGAAGTAGTGATTACTGGTGTGAACCTGGCTACTTCTGTGAAAAAAACACCTACACCCATCAGCATTATCCGTCGGGATTACCTGGATGATAATATCTCTACCAATATCATCGATGCGATCGCTAAAGTGCCAGGAGTGAGCCAGCTTTCTACTGGCCCGGCTATCTCCAAGCCATTTATTCGCGGTCTGGGTTACAACCGTGTAGTCGTGGTGGGTGATGGCATCCGTCAGGAAGGACAGCAATGGGGCGATGAGCATGGCATCGAAATCGACGATTATAATGTCAGCAAAATTGAAGTGCTCAAAGGCCCGTCTTCCCTCGTATATGGCTCAGATGCGCTCGCTGGCGTTGTAAATATCGTTCCTCCTGCTACTTTGCCTCAGGGGAAAATAAAAGGTAATGTAGAAGCCAACTATCAGACTAATAACGGTCTGATGGCCTATCACGCTGATATTGCCGGTAATAACAACGGTTTCAGCTGGGGCGCCTATATCACACAAAAACAAGCCCACGATTATAAAAACAAATACGACGATTACGTATTTAACTCCCGCTTTAACAACACTAACTATGGCGCCAACATTGGTATCAATAAACAATGGGGTTTCTCCCGCCTCAGCTTTACTTCCTTTAATCAGCACCTGGGCCTGGTAGAAGGAGAACGTGACAGTGAAGGGAGATTCCTGAAACCCATCAATAATAACGGTACAGCGGAAGAAGTACCTACCACCGGTAGTGACAACAAGTCCTACAGTATGACGGTGCCCAAACAACAGATCAACCACCAGAAGCTGGTATGGGACAACAGTCTGTATCTACACAATGGAGGTCGTATCGGGCTTACGCTGGGTTATCAGTGGAACCAGCGCCGCGAATACGGAGATGTGCTCAATCCCAATACCCCCGGACTCTGGCTCAATCTGAAAACATTCAATTACGCTGCAAAATACTATCTGCCTGAAATGAACGGCTGGCAGACCAGTGTAGGCGTAAATGGTATGCAACAGAACAACGGTAACAAAGGAGAGGAATTCCTGATTCCATCATATGACCTGTTTGATTTCGGTGCTTTTGCAGTAACCAGCAAAACATTTAAGAAGCTCACCTTGAGTGGTGGTCTGCGTTTTGATACCCGTTCCCTGCATTCCCAGGCACTGTTTCTGGATGCGAACGGGAAACCGGCACCAACCGGTGAAACCAAATTTGAGAAATTCAACCGTAACTTTTCCAATGTGTCCGGAAGTGTGGGCCTCAGCTATGAAGCCAGTGACCGTGTGGTGCTGAAGTTAAACGCTGCCCGTGGTTTCCGTGCACCTAACATTGCCGAACTGGCTGCCAATGGCGTGCATGAAGGAACTATTAAATACGAATATGGAAACCAGGACCTGAAGCCGGAAGTAAGTACACAGGTGGACGCGGGTGTAGATTTTAACACACAGCACGTATCCCTTACCGCCAGCCTGTTTTACAGTCACATCAATAATTTTATTTTCTCCCGCAAACTGTTCAATGCTGCGGGGACAGATTCCATTCCCGTGGAGAACAATGCTGAAGGCTTCGCCGCCTTTAAATACCAGCAGGCAAATGCAAACCTGTATGGTGGTGAGCTGATGCTGGACATCCATCCTCATCCGATAGACTGGCTGCATTTCGAAAATACATTCTCTTACGTGAGAGGTACTGCATCCAATGCTACCGATTCTACTAAAAATCTGCCTAATATCCCTGCTGCGAGATGGTTGTCTGAGTTGAAAGGCAAATTCAAAAAAGTAGGAGGACCGTTGCGTAACGCTTATATCGGTGTACAGATGGATATGAATTTCGCGCAGAATAATGTTTTTGATGCCTACGAAACAGAAACATCCACCAAAGGATATACATTGTTCAATGCCGGACTAGGGTCAGAGTTTGTCAACAAACATAATAAAACACTGTTCTCGCTGCATTTTGCTGTGAATAACTTCACAGACGTGGCATATCAGAACCACCTGAGCAGGCTGAAATATGCTCCTGTTAATGAATTGACAGGTCGCCAGGGAGTGTTCAATGTTGGTCGTAATTTTAGTGTTAAACTGGCAATTCCTATTGATTTTAAATAG
- a CDS encoding type VI secretion system Vgr family protein, which translates to MPLNTLTSISVDGKTFFHFRELTIDQRIDGHHTFELYINQEWLVVQSDDIPGSGKDLLGKEICIHIAPADTLPHLKALHFKGLITAIHTGKEGDTSQGFCVLKGTDPGIVLDGEPQLQVYEVQTLADIARHCLKPLAPYSHSLIAPGNTTSHPYLVQYKESNFIFLQRLAARFGEWFFYNGQQMVFGSYAPAKITLQHPAELVNFDIRLQLVSNNRCFISYDYHQGSSISHDVPAARNAGTHPLTSITQQASRQIYQQGGTEKRTCVITDLLTQARLHERRQQSTSVQLTGCSENPGIRIGDIIQAAESIPTQDLEGTFTVTHLIHHCQGDGAYYNQFTSTPSDSCIPSGYNGIPPYCEAQSAIVTDNHDPEGMGRIRIRHHWQQQGSSPWIRLITPHSGAGKGFYFIPEKGEEVWVDFEGGDPELPFATGTVYNGKANTKFSDPDNNIKIIKTRSGHTIQMDDSQGAEQLQIHDHNGNIIQLDTHHGNITITSPGHLHLKARQISIEASEQLDLHAGENITQGAGENFSLYAGNHTTILSTHIIQQAQESFTRTSRRLEEQAESILLNSIKEDLTLVSSGTIAINSVEKIKLS; encoded by the coding sequence GGAAAACTTTTTTCCACTTCCGGGAGCTGACCATCGATCAGCGTATAGACGGACATCATACGTTTGAATTATATATTAACCAGGAATGGCTGGTTGTTCAGTCAGATGATATTCCGGGCAGCGGGAAAGACCTCCTGGGCAAAGAGATCTGTATTCATATTGCCCCTGCCGATACTTTACCTCATCTAAAAGCCCTGCATTTCAAAGGGCTGATCACTGCAATCCATACCGGTAAAGAAGGTGATACTTCACAGGGTTTCTGTGTACTGAAAGGAACAGACCCGGGCATCGTACTCGACGGGGAGCCACAGCTGCAGGTATATGAAGTCCAGACACTGGCAGATATCGCCCGGCATTGTTTAAAACCACTGGCGCCTTATAGCCATTCTCTGATAGCTCCTGGTAACACGACATCCCATCCCTATCTGGTGCAGTACAAGGAAAGTAATTTTATTTTTCTGCAGCGGCTGGCGGCACGCTTCGGTGAATGGTTCTTCTATAATGGCCAGCAGATGGTTTTCGGCTCCTATGCTCCGGCAAAAATCACCTTGCAGCATCCTGCCGAACTAGTGAACTTTGATATCCGGCTGCAACTGGTTTCGAACAACCGCTGCTTCATCAGTTATGATTATCATCAGGGTAGCAGCATTAGTCATGATGTACCTGCCGCCCGCAATGCCGGCACCCATCCCCTCACGAGCATTACGCAACAAGCCAGCCGGCAAATTTATCAGCAGGGCGGTACAGAAAAACGGACATGCGTTATAACAGATTTATTAACACAGGCAAGGCTACACGAAAGACGACAACAATCAACCAGTGTACAGCTAACCGGCTGTAGTGAAAACCCCGGTATCCGTATCGGCGACATTATACAGGCAGCAGAGTCAATCCCCACGCAGGACCTGGAAGGAACCTTCACCGTCACACATCTTATCCATCACTGCCAGGGAGATGGCGCGTACTATAACCAGTTCACCAGCACTCCCAGCGACAGCTGTATTCCCTCCGGTTATAATGGCATTCCCCCCTACTGCGAAGCACAGAGCGCCATTGTAACCGACAACCATGATCCGGAAGGAATGGGACGCATCCGCATCCGGCATCACTGGCAGCAGCAGGGCAGTTCACCCTGGATAAGGCTGATAACCCCGCATAGTGGCGCCGGCAAAGGTTTTTATTTTATACCCGAAAAAGGGGAAGAAGTATGGGTCGACTTTGAAGGAGGAGATCCGGAACTTCCGTTTGCCACCGGAACCGTCTATAACGGTAAAGCCAATACGAAATTCAGTGATCCCGACAACAATATCAAAATTATCAAAACGCGCAGCGGGCACACCATACAGATGGATGACAGCCAGGGAGCAGAACAGCTGCAGATACACGACCACAACGGTAATATTATTCAGTTGGATACCCATCATGGTAATATCACTATCACCTCTCCCGGGCATTTGCATCTTAAAGCGCGGCAGATCAGCATAGAAGCCAGCGAACAGCTCGATCTTCATGCAGGAGAAAACATCACCCAGGGAGCCGGAGAAAACTTTAGTCTTTATGCAGGTAACCATACAACCATATTATCTACCCACATCATACAACAGGCGCAGGAAAGTTTTACGCGCACCTCGCGCAGACTGGAAGAACAGGCAGAGAGTATCCTGCTCAATAGTATCAAGGAAGACCTGACACTGGTATCGTCGGGGACAATTGCTATTAACAGTGTGGAAAAAATAAAACTGTCCTGA